From the Desulfosarcina sp. BuS5 genome, one window contains:
- the galE gene encoding UDP-glucose 4-epimerase GalE, with protein MKQYNVLVVGGAGYIGSHMVKFLLDGGSGVVTLDDLSKGHRDLVCGGKFYEGSMDDQALLDKIFSENMINAVMHFAAYSLVGESVIDPLKYYKNNLYGTLELIRGMIRNGVKNFIFSSTAAVYGEPVETPITEEHPPRPTNPYGATKIAVERMLRDCDTAYGFKYVSLRYFNAAGADESGKIGERHEPESHLIPLILKAALGERENISIFGTDYPTPDGTCIRDYIHVNDLARAHSLALEALFAGQPSAVYNLGNSKGYSVREVIDVAGKITGLPIPVVESERRPGDPAVLIAGSDKIKQDLGWKPQREDLETMISTAWEWHKQGKY; from the coding sequence ATGAAACAATATAATGTTCTTGTTGTTGGCGGTGCAGGTTATATCGGTTCCCACATGGTTAAATTCCTGCTGGATGGGGGTTCTGGAGTTGTTACACTGGACGATCTTTCCAAAGGGCATCGTGATCTGGTTTGTGGCGGTAAATTTTATGAAGGGAGCATGGATGATCAGGCTTTGCTTGATAAAATTTTTTCAGAAAACATGATCAATGCTGTGATGCATTTTGCCGCTTATTCACTTGTGGGTGAATCTGTTATTGATCCGCTTAAGTATTATAAAAATAATCTTTACGGTACACTTGAGCTGATTAGAGGGATGATAAGGAACGGGGTGAAAAATTTTATATTTTCCTCAACAGCAGCTGTGTACGGTGAGCCTGTTGAAACACCGATAACAGAAGAACACCCCCCAAGACCTACAAATCCGTACGGAGCAACCAAGATCGCTGTGGAGCGGATGTTGCGGGATTGTGATACGGCTTATGGGTTTAAATATGTGAGCCTTCGTTATTTTAATGCTGCGGGCGCGGATGAGTCAGGTAAAATAGGGGAACGGCATGAACCGGAGTCTCATCTTATTCCATTAATACTTAAAGCCGCGTTAGGCGAGCGGGAAAATATCAGCATTTTTGGAACGGATTATCCTACTCCTGACGGAACATGCATACGGGATTATATTCATGTAAATGATCTTGCTCGGGCTCACAGTCTTGCCCTGGAAGCTCTTTTTGCCGGCCAACCGAGTGCGGTCTATAATCTCGGCAACAGCAAAGGGTATTCCGTAAGAGAGGTAATAGATGTTGCCGGAAAAATAACAGGTCTTCCGATTCCGGTTGTTGAGTCGGAGAGGCGGCCTGGAGATCCGGCTGTTCTGATAGCAGGTTCGGATAAAATAAAGCAAGATCTGGGTTGGAAACCGCAGCGTGAAGATCTGGAAACTATGATCAGCACAGCCTGGGAGTGGCATAAGCAGGGTAAATACTGA
- a CDS encoding YcaO-like family protein has translation MNSKIILNDAFKSFTLDQDKILPPEETVKRFRKKLAETGLHILDSTERIDNGRLGIPVYFSNCGKDAARVIGTKKQMGKGATPQQAEASAVMELAERFSLFSFADDQKNFITGKYADLKNEALSFEMIAKSVHDDSRDLEQAKQIFEELPLKWTTAYNLTRNKEILVPFDWFFAINEFNGPSAGNCAEEAVLQGMCEIVERHVSSIISRGNLNVPGIDADTATDSMVVEMLKKYRNAGINLYISDFSLDMGLPSVGVMAFDPASFPETSEIVWTAGTTPDPQKALSRALTETAQLGGDFNTSSNYVASGLPKFTAIEHAKFITNPSKIVAISSLTDLSNNNIRIEIENCISALSKKKMEVFLINIMHPELKIPAFYSIIPGAHFRERSRDTSVGMFSAKMITERFDLLEAVAKLQQADKTLPGKYYIKFYIGTSLANTGAPEKALSCFHQALDLEPDEQELPTIYSYMGVCLKDLGRYKEALEALKHGERLDQERTDIYNLMGFCYFKLKEHEKAIECFKKNIRLDPGSAIDYANIASNYRDMGEKTKSIQYYTTALSIDPTIEFARENLKKLNG, from the coding sequence ATGAATTCCAAAATTATTCTAAACGATGCATTTAAAAGTTTCACCCTGGATCAGGATAAAATATTGCCGCCGGAAGAGACTGTAAAGAGGTTCAGAAAAAAACTGGCAGAGACCGGTCTGCACATTCTGGACAGTACGGAAAGGATCGATAACGGCAGGCTTGGCATTCCTGTTTATTTCAGTAATTGCGGAAAAGATGCAGCAAGAGTGATCGGAACAAAAAAGCAAATGGGAAAGGGCGCAACACCCCAGCAAGCTGAGGCCAGTGCTGTGATGGAACTTGCAGAGAGGTTCAGCCTATTTAGCTTTGCGGATGATCAGAAAAATTTTATTACTGGGAAATATGCCGATCTGAAAAATGAAGCGCTTTCTTTTGAAATGATCGCCAAATCCGTGCATGATGATTCCCGGGATCTGGAACAGGCAAAACAAATCTTTGAGGAACTCCCCTTGAAATGGACAACAGCTTACAATCTTACCCGCAACAAGGAAATCCTGGTTCCGTTTGACTGGTTTTTTGCAATAAATGAGTTTAACGGCCCTTCTGCGGGAAACTGTGCGGAGGAGGCTGTCCTCCAGGGGATGTGTGAAATTGTCGAGAGGCATGTTTCATCAATTATCAGCCGCGGCAACCTTAATGTGCCTGGAATCGATGCTGACACTGCCACCGATTCCATGGTAGTTGAAATGCTGAAAAAATACAGAAACGCCGGTATAAATTTGTATATATCCGATTTTTCACTCGACATGGGACTACCGAGCGTTGGAGTTATGGCTTTTGATCCTGCAAGCTTCCCGGAAACCAGCGAAATAGTCTGGACAGCCGGCACAACCCCGGATCCGCAAAAAGCCTTAAGCCGGGCCCTGACAGAGACAGCCCAACTCGGAGGCGACTTTAATACATCCTCCAACTATGTTGCCAGCGGTCTGCCTAAATTCACGGCAATTGAACATGCAAAGTTTATAACAAATCCCTCTAAAATAGTCGCAATATCCAGTTTGACCGATCTTTCAAACAATAACATCAGAATTGAAATAGAAAATTGTATATCAGCGCTGTCAAAAAAAAAGATGGAAGTATTTCTGATTAATATAATGCATCCCGAACTTAAAATCCCCGCATTTTATTCAATCATTCCCGGAGCACATTTCAGGGAAAGATCCAGGGACACAAGCGTGGGAATGTTCTCTGCCAAAATGATAACGGAAAGATTCGATCTTTTAGAGGCCGTTGCTAAACTCCAACAAGCGGACAAGACGCTTCCGGGAAAATATTACATAAAATTCTATATCGGCACGAGCCTGGCCAATACAGGAGCCCCGGAAAAAGCTTTAAGCTGTTTTCATCAGGCCCTTGATTTAGAGCCTGACGAACAGGAGCTGCCTACTATATATTCATATATGGGCGTCTGTCTTAAAGATCTGGGCCGGTATAAGGAGGCCCTGGAAGCGCTTAAGCATGGAGAAAGATTAGATCAGGAGAGAACTGATATCTATAATTTGATGGGTTTCTGTTATTTTAAACTTAAAGAGCATGAAAAGGCGATAGAATGTTTTAAAAAAAATATCCGACTTGATCCCGGCTCAGCCATAGATTATGCCAACATTGCCTCCAATTACAGGGACATGGGCGAAAAAACAAAATCAATTCAATATTATACAACAGCACTATCCATTGACCCGACGATTGAATTTGCCAGGGAGAATCTTAAAAAGCTGAATGGATAA
- a CDS encoding DUF190 domain-containing protein: protein MKIPSEGQLLRIFIGESNKYKGKPLYEWLVIKAKEQGLAGATVLRGIMGFGANSRVHTSKILRLSLDLPIIVEIVDTHEKIRDFLSYIENAIQEGLITLEKADVQFYRSSNNDKYRPSHK, encoded by the coding sequence ATGAAAATTCCATCTGAAGGCCAGCTCCTCCGTATTTTTATTGGTGAAAGTAATAAATATAAAGGAAAACCATTGTATGAGTGGCTCGTTATCAAAGCAAAAGAACAGGGGTTGGCAGGCGCTACGGTTCTTAGGGGTATAATGGGATTTGGAGCCAACAGCCGGGTTCATACCTCAAAAATATTGAGACTTTCTCTTGATTTACCGATTATCGTTGAAATCGTTGACACACATGAAAAAATAAGAGATTTCCTTTCTTACATTGAAAATGCGATTCAAGAGGGCTTGATAACACTCGAAAAAGCAGATGTTCAATTTTACAGGAGCTCCAATAATGATAAATATAGACCGTCACATAAATAA
- the crcB gene encoding fluoride efflux transporter CrcB — MHKIILIGVGGFIGSILRYLVSGYIQNLSKNISIPYGTFAVNVIGCFLIGMFSHLAELQIGMTLETRLLLIVGFLGSFTTYSTFGNETMTLLQDQRFFLALLNIGAHIIAGLSAVLLGRLIINAIWR; from the coding sequence ATGCACAAAATCATTCTGATAGGTGTCGGCGGTTTTATCGGTTCAATTCTGAGATATTTGGTTAGCGGTTATATACAAAATTTATCGAAAAATATTTCCATCCCATACGGGACTTTTGCAGTTAATGTCATCGGGTGTTTTCTTATCGGGATGTTTTCTCATCTTGCTGAACTTCAGATCGGAATGACATTAGAAACGCGCTTATTGCTGATAGTCGGGTTCCTAGGCTCTTTTACTACTTATTCCACTTTCGGCAATGAAACAATGACTTTATTGCAAGACCAAAGATTTTTTTTGGCTTTGTTAAATATCGGCGCTCATATAATAGCTGGATTATCAGCTGTATTACTCGGCAGATTAATCATAAATGCAATATGGAGATAA
- the rho gene encoding transcription termination factor Rho: MNIVELKEKKISELTSMAKQYKIGGAAGMRKQELMFALLQAQIEKDGMIFGYGTLEILPDGFGFLRSADSNYLPGPDDIYVSPSQIRRFNLRTGDTVSGQIRQPKEIERYFALLKVEAVNYEDPEIAREKILFDNLTPLYPERKIMLESDRDNFSTRIMDLMTPIGFGQRGLIVSPPRTGKTMLLQAIANSISINHKDIVLFVLLIDERPEEVTDMARSVDGEVISSTFDEPAERHVQVAEMVIEKAKRLVEHKKDVVILLDSITRLARAYNSVIPPSGKILSGGVDSNALQRPKRFFGAARNIEEGGSLTIIATALIDTGSRMDEVIFEEFKGTGNMELQLDRRLADKRVFPAIDINKSGTRKEELLISGEVLNRVWILRKLLSSLNPVDSMEFLLDKMSGTEDNTNFLDSMNT; encoded by the coding sequence ATGAATATAGTTGAACTGAAAGAAAAAAAAATAAGCGAACTGACCAGCATGGCGAAACAATATAAAATCGGCGGGGCCGCAGGTATGAGGAAACAGGAATTAATGTTTGCTCTGCTGCAGGCACAGATCGAAAAGGATGGCATGATATTCGGATACGGCACACTGGAAATTCTGCCCGACGGCTTTGGTTTTTTGCGTTCAGCAGATTCAAATTATTTGCCGGGTCCGGATGATATTTACGTCTCTCCTTCACAGATACGCCGTTTTAATTTGAGAACAGGAGATACTGTGTCAGGGCAAATTCGCCAGCCCAAGGAGATTGAACGCTATTTTGCTCTTTTGAAGGTCGAAGCGGTAAATTACGAAGATCCCGAAATTGCCAGGGAAAAAATATTATTTGATAATCTTACGCCTCTTTATCCGGAAAGAAAAATAATGCTCGAAAGCGATCGGGATAATTTTTCTACACGAATTATGGATCTGATGACTCCTATAGGGTTTGGTCAGAGAGGGCTGATTGTCTCTCCTCCCAGAACCGGAAAAACGATGCTGTTGCAGGCAATAGCAAACAGCATAAGCATAAATCATAAAGATATTGTTCTGTTTGTGCTTTTAATTGACGAAAGGCCGGAAGAGGTTACAGATATGGCCAGATCTGTTGATGGCGAAGTAATCAGCTCTACATTTGACGAGCCGGCCGAAAGGCATGTTCAGGTTGCGGAAATGGTTATAGAAAAGGCCAAGAGACTTGTAGAACATAAAAAAGATGTAGTTATTTTGCTCGACAGCATTACAAGGCTTGCGCGTGCATATAATTCAGTTATACCGCCAAGCGGCAAGATTTTATCAGGAGGAGTAGATTCCAATGCCCTGCAGCGTCCGAAAAGATTTTTCGGCGCGGCTCGTAATATTGAAGAGGGCGGAAGCCTTACAATTATTGCAACTGCGCTTATTGATACAGGCAGCCGCATGGATGAAGTTATTTTTGAGGAATTCAAGGGAACCGGCAATATGGAATTACAGTTGGATCGCCGTTTGGCGGATAAAAGAGTCTTCCCTGCAATAGATATAAATAAATCGGGCACCCGCAAGGAGGAGCTGCTTATTAGCGGCGAAGTTCTGAATCGTGTATGGATTTTAAGAAAACTGCTTTCATCATTGAACCCGGTAGACAGTATGGAATTTTTACTTGATAAAATGAGTGGAACAGAAGATAATACAAATTTTTTGGATTCAATGAATACATAA
- the rpmE gene encoding 50S ribosomal protein L31: MKPDIHPEYFSTTISCACGNVIEVGSTKPDIRVEICSKCHPFFTGKQKLIDTAGRIERFRKKYAKFQKQD; the protein is encoded by the coding sequence ATGAAACCAGATATTCACCCGGAGTATTTTAGTACAACAATCAGCTGTGCATGCGGAAATGTTATAGAGGTAGGTTCAACCAAACCGGATATCAGGGTTGAAATTTGTTCAAAATGCCATCCCTTTTTTACGGGAAAACAGAAGCTTATCGATACAGCCGGCAGAATTGAACGTTTTCGCAAGAAATATGCTAAATTTCAGAAACAGGATTAA
- the prfA gene encoding peptide chain release factor 1 encodes MLEKLKGVEKRFLELQNLLSSPEIVSDRNAFQQFSKEHAELGNIVSVLRNYEQILADLEDSLELLKDSDPEIKELARDDVDALTEQKTGLEAELKQLLLPRDPNDDKNVIIEIRAGTGGEEAGLFAGDLFRMYNRYAENRNWKVEAMSHHATGVGGFKEVIAMIHGKGAYSRFKFESGTHRVQRVPTTETQGRIHTSAVTVAVLPEAEDVELQIDSSELKIDVFRATGPGGQSVNTTDSAVRITHLPTNLVVTCQDEKSQLKNKNKAMKVLRARLLDSMIREQDEKRSQERKNQIGTGDRSGRIRTYNFPQGRVTDHRVGLTLYKLEEILQGNIDEIIDELTTFYQARALQNAESVEAA; translated from the coding sequence ATGCTTGAAAAATTAAAAGGTGTGGAAAAACGCTTTCTGGAACTACAAAATCTGTTAAGCAGCCCTGAAATTGTATCGGATCGCAATGCATTTCAACAATTTAGTAAAGAACATGCTGAACTTGGCAATATTGTTTCTGTATTAAGGAATTATGAGCAGATTCTTGCTGATCTGGAAGACAGCCTGGAACTCTTAAAAGACAGTGACCCTGAAATTAAAGAACTTGCCAGGGATGATGTTGATGCTTTAACAGAACAAAAGACCGGATTGGAAGCCGAGTTAAAGCAGCTTCTGCTGCCAAGGGATCCTAATGACGACAAGAATGTTATCATAGAGATACGAGCCGGTACCGGAGGCGAAGAGGCCGGCCTTTTTGCCGGTGATCTTTTCAGAATGTATAACAGGTATGCTGAAAACAGAAACTGGAAAGTGGAGGCCATGTCCCACCACGCGACTGGTGTCGGTGGATTCAAAGAGGTCATTGCCATGATCCATGGGAAAGGGGCTTACAGCAGGTTCAAGTTCGAAAGCGGTACTCATCGTGTTCAGAGAGTCCCGACTACCGAGACGCAGGGACGTATACATACGTCAGCAGTTACGGTTGCGGTTCTTCCGGAAGCTGAAGATGTCGAGCTTCAGATAGATTCGAGCGAACTTAAAATTGATGTTTTCAGAGCAACAGGTCCGGGCGGTCAGAGTGTCAATACCACTGATTCGGCTGTACGGATTACGCACCTGCCCACCAATCTTGTAGTAACCTGCCAGGATGAAAAATCGCAATTAAAAAATAAAAACAAGGCCATGAAAGTATTACGCGCCCGCCTGCTCGACAGTATGATCAGGGAGCAGGATGAAAAGAGATCCCAGGAGCGTAAAAACCAGATAGGAACCGGAGACAGAAGCGGTAGAATAAGGACATATAATTTTCCCCAGGGAAGAGTTACAGACCACAGAGTGGGACTTACTCTTTATAAGCTTGAAGAGATTTTGCAGGGAAATATTGATGAAATTATAGACGAACTTACAACCTTTTATCAGGCTCGGGCATTACAGAATGCAGAATCAGTCGAAGCCGCCTGA
- the prmC gene encoding peptide chain release factor N(5)-glutamine methyltransferase, producing the protein MQNQSKPPEWTILKILEWTTSYFKSHGIDSPRSTAEILLAYTLNIERIDLYLQFDKPLDKAELSLFKSLIKRRRNREPVAYITGHKEFWSIDFSITKHSLIPRPETECLVETALALMPEDLPGPARVLELGTGSGAIVIALASEKPKNIFFASDNSIDAVMLAGKNAVQYGFGPAINFFSGDWFAPLKSDLLKFDIIISNPPYIKSAIIPSLEPEIWKYEPINALDGGKDGLSALRHIVISAHNYLKEKGRLLLEIGHDQKDALWAIIEECGAYDNIVFIKDYSGFYRIVSMKKTIKNIN; encoded by the coding sequence ATGCAGAATCAGTCGAAGCCGCCTGAATGGACCATCCTGAAAATCCTTGAATGGACCACTTCATATTTTAAATCCCACGGAATAGACAGCCCCAGATCAACAGCAGAGATACTGCTGGCTTATACCTTAAATATAGAACGTATTGATTTGTATTTGCAATTTGACAAGCCGCTTGACAAGGCAGAGCTTTCTCTTTTCAAATCTTTGATTAAGAGAAGAAGGAACAGGGAACCTGTTGCATATATTACAGGCCATAAGGAATTTTGGTCAATTGATTTTTCAATAACAAAACATTCACTTATCCCCCGGCCGGAGACCGAATGCCTTGTAGAGACAGCGCTTGCATTAATGCCGGAAGACTTGCCTGGGCCTGCCCGGGTCTTAGAGCTTGGCACCGGTTCAGGCGCTATTGTTATTGCATTAGCTTCAGAGAAACCAAAAAATATCTTCTTTGCATCCGACAATTCTATTGATGCCGTTATGCTTGCCGGGAAGAATGCTGTTCAGTATGGTTTTGGCCCAGCTATAAATTTTTTTTCAGGAGACTGGTTTGCCCCATTGAAGAGTGATCTCTTAAAATTTGATATTATTATTTCGAATCCTCCATACATAAAATCTGCGATTATTCCAAGCCTTGAGCCGGAGATTTGGAAATATGAGCCTATAAATGCCCTTGACGGCGGCAAAGACGGACTTTCTGCGTTAAGGCATATTGTGATAAGTGCACATAATTACCTTAAAGAAAAAGGAAGATTGCTGCTTGAAATAGGGCATGATCAAAAAGATGCCCTATGGGCAATCATTGAGGAATGCGGAGCATATGATAATATAGTTTTTATAAAGGATTACAGTGGATTTTATAGAATTGTTTCTATGAAGAAAACAATAAAAAATATTAATTAG
- the rpsB gene encoding 30S ribosomal protein S2, with amino-acid sequence MSQITMKELLEAGVHFGHQTRRWNPKMKPYIFGARNGIYIIDLQKTVHMFRKVLDFVSDSVANGKSILFVGTKKQARASIYEEANRCEMFYVHNRWLGGMLTNFQTIKKSIDRLNYLNRIENDGSIDLFPKKERLKLGKERVKLDNTLGGIRTMNHLPGAIFVVDSRNEAIAVREGNRLGIPVIAIVDTNCNPDSIDYVIPGNDDAIRAIRLIASRIADACIKGRELFEEKQQAAADKDVEEEIVEPIVDTDLQPGERKIISDGTDGPVVEIIKRASAADNIELGGSPGATE; translated from the coding sequence ATGTCACAAATCACAATGAAGGAACTACTCGAAGCAGGAGTACACTTCGGCCATCAGACCAGACGCTGGAATCCCAAAATGAAACCCTATATTTTTGGGGCAAGAAACGGCATCTATATTATAGATTTACAAAAAACCGTTCACATGTTCAGAAAAGTACTTGATTTTGTAAGTGATTCGGTAGCAAATGGTAAGTCTATCCTTTTTGTCGGCACCAAAAAACAGGCCAGAGCATCAATTTATGAAGAGGCTAATCGATGCGAAATGTTTTATGTGCATAACAGGTGGCTGGGAGGAATGCTGACTAATTTCCAGACTATTAAAAAAAGTATAGACCGCTTGAATTATCTTAATAGAATTGAAAATGACGGATCAATAGATCTATTTCCAAAAAAAGAAAGATTGAAACTTGGTAAAGAACGAGTAAAACTCGATAATACCCTGGGCGGGATACGCACCATGAATCATCTGCCGGGCGCTATTTTTGTTGTCGATTCCAGAAACGAAGCAATCGCAGTTCGTGAAGGAAACAGATTGGGTATACCTGTTATCGCCATCGTTGATACCAACTGTAACCCTGATTCTATTGATTACGTTATACCCGGCAATGATGACGCAATTCGTGCTATCCGTTTGATAGCATCAAGGATAGCAGATGCCTGTATTAAAGGAAGGGAGCTTTTTGAAGAAAAGCAGCAGGCTGCAGCTGATAAGGATGTTGAAGAAGAGATAGTCGAACCTATAGTCGATACGGATTTGCAGCCAGGAGAAAGAAAAATAATTTCTGACGGTACGGATGGACCTGTTGTTGAAATAATTAAACGGGCTTCTGCAGCGGATAATATCGAACTTGGAGGTTCACCTGGGGCAACAGAGTAA